A single region of the Sorghum bicolor cultivar BTx623 chromosome 7, Sorghum_bicolor_NCBIv3, whole genome shotgun sequence genome encodes:
- the LOC8064022 gene encoding nucleolar and coiled-body phosphoprotein 1 — MTARSDDPGVSPGTSAAAGGEIWGTWEELLLACAVRKHGTASWDSVAMEMLSRCPPAAADSLTPAGCRLRYRLLHRRFAAGAGSENDDGDEEPDAASADGCVEELRKLRVAELRREVERYDLSIGSLQSKVERLKEERERSISVEANPPAVKEEDDEEEEPATGKGSLEEDDAGVGEDRVSGGESGRSCKESNSSDLKRPRTAQDAGGTADAGDGDAAEARGEDEGAGDAAAARESSAVKREQASGESVAGSKDTPAEDAEKESSDVQSSASPSRRREPEIAAGEDAEAEEASAPPPPAPPPAPVLPASEAEALRAFLESVRTSKPGSVFERRLESQDDAKYRSTIRRHVDLQTVRSRLDGGAGSYASATEFYRDLLLLCANALVFYPRGSPEHSAAARTRALVAKHMSKDQPAGTSGKAAAGPGASKKAKAEADVGSLLEKTAPIIVCRKRSSIAKAAAKVETDDKEEQQEAAVGKRKAAAAANAKDRAARGPRTTKTRGGPAVRKAAKAAAADNGSDSDAPPEEAKKQPAADKKGGGSGGAGVAKKRNAVNFLNRMKQGGSAPSTERVSLLETLKLSAQAEQKKAGKGEGKKEPAGGSGSGSKKTPPGRRNVGRPPKRAAAPPSPPPSKRAKGGGGGKRGGRK, encoded by the exons ATGACGGCCAGATCGGACGATCCCGGCGTGTCTCCGGGGACctcggcggcggccggcggcgagatCTGGGGCACGTGGGAGGAGCTCCTCCTGGCTTGCGCCGTGCGGAAGCACGGCACGGCCAGCTGGGACTCCGTGGCCATGGAGATGCTGTCCCGCTGCCCTCCCGCCGCGGCCGACAGCCTCACGCCCGCCGGGTGCCGCCTCCGTTATCGCCTCCTTCACCGCCGgttcgccgccggcgccggctccgaaaacgacgacggcgacgaggaGCCCGATGCCGCCTCCGCCGACGGgtgcgtcgaggagctccgcaaGCTGCGCGTCGCCGAGCTCCGCCGCGAGGTCGAGCGATACGATCTCTCGATCGG GTCGTTGCAATCCAAAGTGGAACGGCTCAaggaggagagggagaggagcATCTCCGTCGAGGCCAATCCACCGGCGGTgaaggaggaggacgacgaggaggaggagccggcgaCAGGGAAAGGATCGCTGGAGGAGGACGATGCCGGCGTCGGCGAGGATCGTGTCTCCGGCGGCGAGTCCGGGCGGTCGTGCAAGGAGTCCAACTCGTCAGATCTGAAGCGGCCGCGGACGGCGCAGGACGCCGGCGGCACCGCCGACGCCGGGGACGGCGACGCGGCGGAGGCGAGAGGGGAGGACGAGGGGGCAGGAGACGCCGCTGCAGCCCGCGAGTCGTCGGCCGTGAAGCGCGAGCAGGCCTCCGGCGAGTCGGTGGCCGGGTCAAAGGACACGCCGGCGGAGGACGCGGAGAAGGAGAGCAGCGACGTGCAGAGCTCGGCCAGCCCGTCCCGCCGGCGCGAGCCGGAGATCGCTGCCGGTGAGGacgcggaggcggaggaggcctcagcgccgccgccgccggcgcctccGCCCGCCCCGGTCCTCCCCGCGTCGGAGGCCGAGGCGCTGCGCGCGTTCCTCGAGTCGGTGCGGACCAGCAAGCCGGGCTCCGTGTTCGAGCGCCGGCTCGAGAGCCag GACGACGCGAAATACAGGAGCACCATCAGGCGCCACGTGGACCTGCAGACGGTGAGGTCGAGGCTGGACGGTGGGGCCGGGAGCTACGCCTCGGCGACCGAGTTCTACCGCGATCTGCTCCTGCTGTGCGCCAACGCGCTGGTCTTCTACCCGCGCGGCTCGCCCGAGCACTCGGCCGCGGCGCGGACGCGCGCGCTCGTCGCCAAGCACATGTCCAAGGACCAGCCGGCGGGGACCTCGGGCAAGGCGGCCGCGGGGCCGGGGGCGTCGAAGAAGGCCAAGGCGGAGGCCGACGTCGGGTCGCTGCTGGAGAAGACGGCGCCCATCATCGTGTGCCGGAAGCGGAGCTCCATCGCCAAGGCCGCGGCGAAGGTGGAGACGGACGAcaaggaggagcagcaggaggCGGCGGTGGGCAAgaggaaggcggcggcggccgccaatGCCAAGGACCGGGCGGCGCGGGGCCCGAGGACGACCAAGACCCGCGGCGGGCCTGCTGTCCGGAAGGCTGCGAAGGCGGCTGCGGCGGACAACGGCTCGGACAGCGACGCGCCGCcagaggaggccaagaagcAGCCTGCTGCTGACAAGaaaggcggcggcagcggcggtgcCGGCGTCGCTAAGAAGCGCAACGCCGTCAACTTCCTCAACCGGATGAAGCAAGGCGGGTCGGCGCCGTCCACGGAGCGCGTGTCGCTGCTGGAGACGCTGAAGCTGTCGGCCCAGGCGGAGCAGAAGAAGGCCGGGAAGGGGGAGGGCAAGAAGGAGCCCGCGGGCGGGTCCGGGTCTGGGTCCAAGAAGACCCCGCCGGGGAGGAGGAACGTGGGCAGGCCACCGAAACGCGCGGCCGCGCCGCCGTCCCCTCCACCGTCCAAGAGGGcgaagggcggcggcggcgggaagcGCGGGGGCAGGAAGTGA
- the LOC8064021 gene encoding non-structural maintenance of chromosomes element 4 homolog B isoform X2 yields the protein MEDRAAAAGSGEGGRDREDALWKGLAPLSSQSIEERRALRSEYAGVRAMIREDSAEVKGDPTLGHFDAALNKIEKLHEKVQRPMEQLADAEALLDLGNALVSSTKLENSDGPTPSEFITALISKFGAKASPTVDSNGSFSWSSLGCAVSGLFMPAAGCQTMNGPMGLGLAVKERRQNVRRQSRHLGSEPAVPDELAPDRDERNDTDKSIAVMFNLLRSHSNRNVKLEHLILNRQSFAQTVENIFALSFLVKDGRAEIYVADNGDHFVAPRNAPSAGSIASREVVNSQFVFR from the exons ATGGAGGATCGTGCGGCGGCCGCCGGCAGCGGCGAGGGCGGGAGGGACCGTGAGGATGCGCTGTGGAAGGGGCTCGCCCCGCTGTCGAGTCAGAGCATCGAGGAGAGGAGGGCGCTCCGGTCGGAGTATGCCGGCGTCAGGGCCATGATCCGCGAAG ACAGTGCAGAGGTGAAGGGCGACCCTACCCTCGGCCACTTCGACGCCGCCTTGAACAAGATTGAAAAGCTCCATGAAAAAG TGCAAAGGCCAATGGAGCAACTTGCTGATGCTGAGGCTCTGCTGGACCTCGGCAATGCTCTGGTTTCTTCTACCAAGTTGGAAAACAGTGATGGTCCGACTCCATCAGAATTTATCACAGCTCTAATCAGCAAATTTGGTGCTAAAGCCTCACCGACTGTTGATTCTAATGGATCGTTCTCCTGGTCAAGCCTTGGTTGCGCGGTATCAGGACTGTTCATGCCAGCTGCGGGGTGCCAAACAAT GAATGGTCCTATGGGTCTCGGCCTCGCAGTCAAGGAACGAAGGCAGAATGTTAGAAGACAATCTCGACACTTGGGTAGTGAGCCTGCAGTG CCTGATGAATTGGCACCAGACCGAGATGAAAGGAATGACACCGACAAGAGCATCGCTGTCATGTTCAACCTCTTAAGGAGTCACAGCAACAGAAATGTAAAGCTGGAACATCTCATCTTAAACCGGCAGTCTTTTGCACAAACCGTCGAGAACATATTTGCACTTTCATTTCTCGTGAAGGACGGAAGAGCAGAGATATATGTGGCTGACAATGGAGATCACTTTGTTG CACCAAGGAATGCTCCTTCAGCTGGATCCATAGCCTCGAGGGAAGTGGTCAACAGCCAGTTTGTCTTCAG ATAA
- the LOC8055173 gene encoding uncharacterized protein LOC8055173 gives MKASIKFRDDERPLMRAKVPIAVLGLPFQSGLAAGGDPRELRFDVSTAFASGPALRLSYRPNDPALPFALTVRAGLGPLGSPARAPFALAAEFNLLAPDPSSSPAFFLRLKPRLGDFSLSHTLRSPAAPAAPAPRKVGEPGSDDGGHGRETKLLDYRPQFTFTGSGLAADVAAAGTKSGVGALLSGMRLTTRSVLPLWGRASLRFNWGLRVPPELLADDADGKGARAPVSKMPLLVMSKISIEQSPRAGTGSKCARAEAEASASASDSDGDAAFSLVRQQLESLNVENILLRRAVEDLRAEVRSSSRAARPAAAAAGRGEGRVTSTALQTQPHPRPQPYHATKPSPVRGAATAREPAAAPDDVGEELKKALEARLR, from the coding sequence ATGAAGGCGTCGATCAAGTTCCGCGACGACGAGCGGCCGCTGATGCGCGCCAAGGTGCCGATCGCCGTGCTGGGGCTGCCGTTCCAGTCGGGGCTGGCGGCGGGCGGGGACCCGAGGGAGCTCCGGTTCGACGTGTCCACGGCGTTCGCGTCGGGCCCGGCGCTCCGGCTCTCGTACCGCCCCAACGACCCGGCGCTCCCCTTCGCGCTGACCGTCCGCGCGGGGCTCGGCCCGCTGGGTTCCCCTGCGCGCGCGCCCTTTGCGCTCGCCGCCGAGTTCAACCTCCTGgcccccgacccctcctcctcgcccgcctTCTTCCTCCGCCTCAAGCCGCGCCTCGGCGACTTCTCCCTCTCCCACACGCTGCGCTCCCCCGCCGCCCCCGCGGCGCCAGCGCCACGGAAGGTCGGGGAGCCGGGCTCCGACGACGGCGGCCACGGGCGGGAGACGAAGCTCCTCGACTACAGACCGCAGTTCACTTTCACCGGGAGCGGGCTCGCGGCCGACGTCGCGGCGGCGGGGACCAAGAGCGGGGTCGGCGCGCTGCTGTCCGGGATGCGGCTCACGACCAGGAGCGTGCTCCCGCTGTGGGGCAGGGCCAGCCTGCGGTTCAACTGGGGCCTCCGCGTGCCGCCGGAGCTGCTCGCTGACGACGCGGACGGAAAGGGCGCGCGCGCGCCCGTCAGCAAGATGCCGCTGCTGGTCATGAGCAAGATCTCCATTGAGCAGTCCCCGCGCGCCGGCACGGGCAGCAAGTGCGCCCGAGCCGAGGCcgaggcgtcggcgtcggcgtcggactCGGATGGCGACGCGGCGTTCTCGTTGGTGAGGCAGCAGCTGGAGTCGCTGAACGTGGAGAACATACTGCTTCGGCGCGCCGTGGAGGACCTCCGCGCGGAGGTCCGGAGCAGCAGCAGGGCCGCGCGgcccgctgcggcggcggcgggcagaGGTGAGGGCAGGGTGACATCGACCGCGCTGCAGACGCAGCCACACCCGCGGCCGCAGCCTTACCACGCGACGAAGCCGTCCCCGGTGCGGGGCGCGGCGACCGCGAGGGAGCCGGCTGCCGCGCCGGACGACGTCGGCGAGGAGCTCAAGAAGGCGTTGGAGGCCCGCCTGCGCTGA
- the LOC8064023 gene encoding protein EMSY-LIKE 3, with protein MEYRAFDSSVTGDELPPAYQIRGPRVHFSGNGRSLAGTLSQPRSHIKLDSDIHQIEQQAYTGVLRAFKMQSDALTWEKESLITELRRELKVSDVEHRMLLNMVNEEEAVHRIRQSRQGGGMQSSLPHNSIVDHNHGPLKRQKKSHSMYSLPVDPHSPVMPLQAIMGNKTYRLAPENTRRDSVYQTLPNQGGWLAFDGVMKGMDGRSGRYHADEYYASPNNMGLLSFNHIDIPNTESLVKKVESVLSDPDVYRIERAKKLLINQEQSLLDAIAKLDEASDHENDDMMLVGSRITIG; from the exons ATGGAGTACCGCGCCTTCGACAGCAGCG TGACTGGTGATGAGCTCCCTCCAGCATATCAAATTAGAGGACCAAGAGTGCATTTCAGTGGGAATGGAAGGTCATTAGCAGGCACACTTTCTCAGCCAAGATCGCACATCAAGTTGGATAGCGATATACATCAGATTGAGCAACAGGCCTATACTGGTGTTCTCAGAGCATTCAAAATGCAATCGGATGCCCTGACATGG GAAAAGGAAAGTTTAATCACTGAACTAAGAAGAGAGTTGAAAGTCTCTGATGTGGAACACAGAATGCTATTAAACATGGTCAATGAAGAGGAGGCTGTCCATAGAATAAG GCAGTCAAGGCAGGGAGGTGGAATGCAATCTAGCTTGCCTCATAACAGCATAGTTGATCACAACCATGGACCTCTCAAGAGGCAGAAGAAATCCCATTCCATGTATTCACTCCCTGTGGATCCCCACTCACCCGTAATGCCTCTGCAAGCAATCATGGGCAACAAGACATATAGA CTGGCACCTGAAAACACAAGACGGGACTCTGTCTATCAAACCCTTCCAAATCAGGGAGGTTGGCTGGCGTTTGATGGTGTTATGAAAGGTATGGATGGGAGAAGCGGAAGGTATCATGCGGACGAGTATTATGCTTCACCCAATAACATGGGGCTTTTGAGCTTCAATCATATTGACATACCTAATACTGAAAGTCTTGTGAAAAAG GTGGAAAGCGTATTATCTGATCCAGATGTGTATAGAATTGAAAGGGCAAAGAAACTGCTTATA AACCAAGAGCAGTCATTGCTTGATGCAATTGCCAAACTCGATGAAGCATCTGATCACGAAAATG ATGATATGATGCTCGTTGGAAGCCGGATTACCATTGGGTGA
- the LOC8055174 gene encoding uncharacterized protein LOC8055174 — MPSAGLSPPPWSSMEGQVVLVTGASSGIGRDFCLDLARAGCRVVAAARRADRLRSLCDEINASEAAAQGPRAVAVELDVAAGGSVLEAAVQRAWDAFGRIDALINNAGIRGGVHSPLDWPEDEWDRIIKTNLTGSWLVAKHVCRRMRDAKLYGSVVNITSIAGLNRGHLPGSTGYASSKAAVHYATKIMALELGAYGIRVNSIAPGLFKSEITAPLLQKRWLSTVTSKIVPLKEHGTTDPALTSLVRFLIHEASSYVTGNIFVVDSGAAIPGVPIFSSL, encoded by the exons ATGCCGTCGGCTGGgctgtcgccgccgccgtggagcaGTATGGAGGGGCAGGTGGTGCTGGTGACGGGCGCCTCCTCCGGCATCGGCCGCGACTTCTGCCTCGACCTGGCGCGCGCCGGCTGccgcgtcgtcgccgccgcccgccgcgccgACCGGCTCCGCTCGCTCTGCGACGAGATCAACGCCTCCGAGGCTGCCGCCCAAGGCCCCCGCGCGGTGGCCGTGGAGCTCGACGTCGCCGCCGGTGGCTCGGTCCTGGAGGCAGCGGTGCAGAGGGCCTGGGACGCCTTTGGCCGCATCGACGCCTTGATCAACAACGCTGGCATCCGAG GTGGAGTGCACTCTCCATTAGATTGGCCTGAGGATGAGTGGGACAGAATCATCAAGACGAACCTAACCGGATCATGGCTCGTGGCCAAACATGTCTGTCGGCGCATGCGTGACGCCAAGCTATATGGTTCAGTGGTTAACATCACCTCTATTGCTGGCCTTAACCGAGGGCATCTGCCTGGCTCCACTGGATATGCATCCTCAAAGGCTGCTGTGCATTATGCCACCAAG ATTATGGCTTTGGAATTGGGCGCGTATGGAATCAGAGTGAACTCAATTGCGCCTGGACTTTTCAAGTCAGAGATAACTGCTCCTCTGCTTCAGAAGAGGTGGTTGAGCACCGTTACTTCAAAGATAGTGCCGCTCAAGGAGCATGGCACGACTGATCCTGCATTGACGTCGCTGGTCCGTTTCCTGATCCATGAAGCATCGTCATATGTGACTGGCAACATCTTTGTTGTGGATTCAGGTGCTGCCATACCTGGTGTTCCGATATTCTCCTCCCTGTAA
- the LOC110437324 gene encoding glycine-rich protein 5-like, whose protein sequence is MVEAVWLDGGGEVQIHRWWKCSSSAPVGKAESALGGRRGGGKGVGSMLDDGKGRGRGTRSVLGGGKGGGKGVGSMLGDGKGRGRGTRSVLGGGKGGERGAGSTRCGAIVVKEAQPRRQAHVELERGCVERCERREMGEKQTRCGGWD, encoded by the coding sequence ATGGTGGAGGCGGTCTGGCTCGACGGCGGTGGGGAAGTCCAGATCCATCGGTGGTGGAAGTGCTCTAGCTCGGCGCCGGTGGGGAAGGCGGAATCCGCACTCGGTGGTCGGAGAGGAGGGGGAAAGGGTGTTGGATCCATGCTCGATGATGGGAAAGGAAGAGGAAGGGGCACCAGATCCGTGCTTGGTGGTGGGAAAGGAGGGGGAAAGGGTGTTGGATCCATGCTCGGTGATGGGAAAGGAAGAGGAAGGGGCACCAGATCCGTGCTTGGTGGTGGGAAAGGAGGGGAAAGGGGTGCCGGATCCACTCGGTGCGGCGCCATCGTCGTTAAGGAGGCGCAACCTCGCCGCCAAGCTCACGTCGAGTTAGAGAGAGGGTGCGTGGAGAGGTGTGAGAGACGAGAGATGGGAGAGAAGCAGACGAGGTGCGGCGGCTGGGATTAA
- the LOC8064021 gene encoding non-structural maintenance of chromosomes element 4 homolog B isoform X1 codes for MEDRAAAAGSGEGGRDREDALWKGLAPLSSQSIEERRALRSEYAGVRAMIREDSAEVKGDPTLGHFDAALNKIEKLHEKVQRPMEQLADAEALLDLGNALVSSTKLENSDGPTPSEFITALISKFGAKASPTVDSNGSFSWSSLGCAVSGLFMPAAGCQTMNGPMGLGLAVKERRQNVRRQSRHLGSEPAVPDELAPDRDERNDTDKSIAVMFNLLRSHSNRNVKLEHLILNRQSFAQTVENIFALSFLVKDGRAEIYVADNGDHFVAPRNAPSAGSIASREVVNSQFVFRFDTEDWRIMKGMVNPGEELMPHRSSYHGGEYKTTTQSCSAPDCSKLASHFEHPEEGGFVKEDPEEFTEDEEAMKLDLVKCCSRDGGLKEEEKATCCSEVVLT; via the exons ATGGAGGATCGTGCGGCGGCCGCCGGCAGCGGCGAGGGCGGGAGGGACCGTGAGGATGCGCTGTGGAAGGGGCTCGCCCCGCTGTCGAGTCAGAGCATCGAGGAGAGGAGGGCGCTCCGGTCGGAGTATGCCGGCGTCAGGGCCATGATCCGCGAAG ACAGTGCAGAGGTGAAGGGCGACCCTACCCTCGGCCACTTCGACGCCGCCTTGAACAAGATTGAAAAGCTCCATGAAAAAG TGCAAAGGCCAATGGAGCAACTTGCTGATGCTGAGGCTCTGCTGGACCTCGGCAATGCTCTGGTTTCTTCTACCAAGTTGGAAAACAGTGATGGTCCGACTCCATCAGAATTTATCACAGCTCTAATCAGCAAATTTGGTGCTAAAGCCTCACCGACTGTTGATTCTAATGGATCGTTCTCCTGGTCAAGCCTTGGTTGCGCGGTATCAGGACTGTTCATGCCAGCTGCGGGGTGCCAAACAAT GAATGGTCCTATGGGTCTCGGCCTCGCAGTCAAGGAACGAAGGCAGAATGTTAGAAGACAATCTCGACACTTGGGTAGTGAGCCTGCAGTG CCTGATGAATTGGCACCAGACCGAGATGAAAGGAATGACACCGACAAGAGCATCGCTGTCATGTTCAACCTCTTAAGGAGTCACAGCAACAGAAATGTAAAGCTGGAACATCTCATCTTAAACCGGCAGTCTTTTGCACAAACCGTCGAGAACATATTTGCACTTTCATTTCTCGTGAAGGACGGAAGAGCAGAGATATATGTGGCTGACAATGGAGATCACTTTGTTG CACCAAGGAATGCTCCTTCAGCTGGATCCATAGCCTCGAGGGAAGTGGTCAACAGCCAGTTTGTCTTCAGGTTTGATACGGAGGACTGGCGG ATAATGAAAGGCATGGTCAATCCAGGGGAGGAACTAATGCCTCATAGGAGTAGCTATCATGGAGGTGAATACAAGACGACCACGCAATCTTGTTCTGCTCCTGATTGTTCTAAGCTGGCTTCACATTTCGAGCACCCAGAAGAAGGTGGGTTTGTGAAAGAAGACCCAGAAGAGTTCACAGAAGACGAAGAAGCAATGAAGCTAGACTTGGTCaagtgctgctctagagatggCGGTCTTAAAGAGGAGGAAAAGGCAACATGTTGCTCGGAGGTTGTTCTGACTTAG